From Curtobacterium sp. SGAir0471, the proteins below share one genomic window:
- a CDS encoding 1,4-dihydroxy-2-naphthoyl-CoA synthase, which produces MAAPVSDLFDPDVWTAAPVAEHFTDITYHKHVSRGIVRVAFDRPEVRNAFRPRTVDELYRALDDARQDPHVGVVLLTGNGPSPRDGGWAFCSGGDQRIRGRSGYQYVGEEGAPPEGVDPAAAQASMGRLHILEVQRLIRMMPKVVIAVVPGWAAGGGHSLHAVADLTIASAEHGRFKQTDADVGSFDGGYGSAYYARQIGQKLAREVFFLAEEYSAQRAYEMGAVNKVVAHEDLEREAIRWGETILGKSPTAIRMLKYAFNAVDDGMVGQQVFAGEATRLAYASDEAVEGRDAFLEKRKPEWTSFPWHY; this is translated from the coding sequence ATGGCTGCTCCCGTCTCCGACCTGTTCGACCCCGACGTCTGGACCGCAGCTCCGGTCGCGGAGCACTTCACCGACATCACGTACCACAAGCACGTCTCGCGGGGCATCGTCCGCGTGGCGTTCGACCGGCCGGAGGTCCGCAACGCCTTCCGCCCGCGGACCGTCGACGAGCTCTACCGTGCCCTGGACGACGCCCGTCAGGACCCGCACGTCGGCGTCGTCCTGCTCACGGGCAACGGCCCGAGTCCGAGGGACGGCGGCTGGGCGTTCTGCTCGGGCGGCGACCAGCGCATCCGCGGGCGCAGCGGCTACCAGTACGTCGGCGAGGAGGGCGCGCCACCCGAGGGCGTCGACCCCGCGGCCGCGCAGGCGTCGATGGGTCGGCTGCACATCCTGGAGGTCCAGCGCCTCATCCGGATGATGCCGAAGGTCGTCATCGCCGTCGTTCCCGGCTGGGCCGCAGGCGGCGGGCACTCACTGCACGCCGTCGCCGACCTGACCATCGCGAGCGCGGAGCACGGTCGGTTCAAGCAGACCGACGCCGACGTCGGGTCCTTCGATGGTGGCTACGGCAGCGCGTACTACGCCCGCCAGATCGGGCAGAAGCTCGCGCGCGAGGTCTTCTTCCTCGCCGAGGAGTACTCGGCGCAACGCGCGTACGAGATGGGTGCGGTCAACAAGGTCGTGGCGCACGAGGACCTCGAGCGCGAGGCGATCCGCTGGGGTGAGACGATCCTCGGCAAGTCGCCGACGGCGATCCGGATGCTCAAGTACGCCTTCAACGCGGTGGACGACGGCATGGTCGGCCAGCAGGTCTTCGCGGGCGAGGCGACGCGCCTCGCCTACGCCTCGGACGAGGCGGTCGAGGGGCGCGACGCCTTCCTCGAGAAGCGCAAGCCGGAGTGGACCTCGTTCCCGTGGCACTACTGA
- a CDS encoding AMP-binding protein, translated as MNRPLVAIGASDPSAVLRGLEAALAGGPALLPVAEDAPALPTPPPSHVAQRVALVVETSGSTGTGKRVALSSDALLAGAASADAALGGPGRWVLALPTHYIAGLNVLTRSITSGTTPIVVPPGHFDGGAFADAVDRLDVGPGAPRRYTSLVPVQLARVLDDPRATAAATRFDAVLVGGQSTPAPLRQRALDAGIRIVTTYGASETSGGCVYDGTPFGTVRAELVDGALELSGPMLAEGYLDDPERTAHTFVERDGHRWYRTGDAATIDDDGRLRVLGRLDDVIVSGGEKIPLGAVERRVRELPGQDAAVVTRRASGEWGEVPVVVTERPLDLDTVRAHVAGTLGRAARPAAVLVVDALPMLASGKPDRRAVRTLADPEDAPTP; from the coding sequence GTGAACCGCCCGCTGGTCGCGATCGGCGCGTCCGACCCGTCCGCGGTGCTGCGCGGCCTGGAGGCTGCCCTCGCCGGCGGCCCCGCACTGCTCCCCGTCGCCGAGGACGCCCCGGCGCTACCGACACCGCCGCCGTCGCACGTCGCGCAGCGGGTCGCCCTGGTCGTCGAGACGAGCGGGTCCACCGGCACCGGCAAGCGGGTGGCCCTGTCGTCGGACGCACTGCTCGCGGGCGCCGCGTCGGCCGATGCCGCACTCGGTGGTCCCGGCCGGTGGGTGCTCGCGCTCCCGACGCACTACATCGCCGGTCTCAACGTCCTGACACGCTCGATCACGTCGGGCACCACCCCGATCGTGGTCCCGCCTGGGCACTTCGACGGCGGTGCGTTCGCCGACGCGGTCGACCGGCTCGACGTCGGCCCCGGAGCGCCTCGCCGCTACACGTCGCTCGTGCCGGTGCAGCTCGCCCGCGTGCTCGACGATCCGCGCGCCACCGCTGCCGCGACCCGGTTCGACGCCGTCCTGGTCGGCGGCCAGTCCACCCCCGCACCGCTCCGGCAGCGCGCCCTCGACGCCGGCATCCGGATCGTCACGACCTACGGCGCGAGCGAGACGAGCGGCGGCTGCGTGTACGACGGCACGCCGTTCGGCACGGTCCGCGCGGAACTCGTCGACGGCGCGCTCGAGCTGAGTGGTCCGATGCTCGCCGAGGGGTACCTCGACGACCCGGAGCGCACCGCGCACACCTTCGTCGAGCGCGACGGCCACCGCTGGTACCGGACCGGCGACGCCGCGACGATCGACGACGACGGTCGGTTGCGCGTGCTCGGCCGGCTCGACGACGTCATCGTCTCCGGCGGTGAGAAAATCCCGCTCGGCGCGGTGGAACGCCGGGTGCGCGAGCTGCCCGGGCAGGACGCAGCGGTCGTCACGCGACGGGCGTCGGGGGAGTGGGGCGAGGTCCCCGTCGTCGTCACGGAACGCCCGCTCGACCTCGACACGGTCCGCGCGCACGTGGCCGGGACACTCGGACGAGCAGCCCGCCCCGCTGCGGTGCTCGTCGTGGACGCGCTGCCGATGCTCGCATCGGGCAAGCCCGACCGGCGGGCCGTCCGGACGCTCGCCGACCCCGAGGACGCACCGACCCCGTAG
- a CDS encoding DUF4229 domain-containing protein codes for MKAWLVYTLARLGIFAAALAVLLVIGLKWYWAAIGAALIGLLVSYIALPGLRGRVTSSIAERRVRPEHDADSDFEDDFVDAADTDATAATDQPVSDADRHRERREHDAE; via the coding sequence GTGAAAGCGTGGCTCGTCTACACCCTTGCCCGGCTCGGCATCTTCGCCGCGGCGCTGGCCGTCCTGCTCGTCATCGGCCTGAAGTGGTACTGGGCGGCGATCGGCGCTGCGTTGATCGGCCTGCTCGTGTCCTACATCGCCCTGCCCGGACTCCGGGGCCGGGTGACCTCGTCCATCGCCGAACGCCGGGTTCGACCGGAGCACGACGCCGACTCGGACTTCGAGGACGACTTCGTCGACGCCGCCGACACCGACGCGACCGCCGCCACCGACCAACCCGTGTCGGACGCCGACCGGCACCGCGAGCGTCGCGAGCACGACGCGGAGTAG
- the menD gene encoding 2-succinyl-5-enolpyruvyl-6-hydroxy-3-cyclohexene-1-carboxylic-acid synthase has product MTSSVTNDATATNETTTAPPIADGPAGSGSPATDFALALLRELARAGVTDVVVSPGSRSQALALAAVALERAGGTTVHVRLDERTAGFFALGLAVESGRPAAVVTTSGTAVANLHPAVLEAHHSGVPMVVLSADRPDELRGIGSNQTTVQPGLFGPAVSFVRDVQAPTAADGVDVDAVRSLAREAVAVASGHTGQPGPVQLNVAFREPLSAGLRPEDVAPVPEDEVDTEHACRRVHAGLPVAELAPDDEPATVVIAGHDAGEDAERIAWELGAPLLAEVSSGARFGRNLVVTYRELLRDPAFGGAVRRAVVLGHPTLSREVPALLQRADVETVVVRGPGADPFDPARASRPDAATAFVSGVRVTGRTTPAHRAWVGRWVATSRALLGDGDAGPDLDAKRSGDRAERNRYLRDEVALRRRAVDRTMLVEAVWGATWPHDRLVLGASQLIRVADAQVPGKKIRVHANRGLAGIDGTVSTALGIAAALERTPDSVGTTRVLVGDLTFLHDLGAFVTGTEEPTHRVQVVVGNDGGGAIFRGLEVAATTPEQDMRRVMTTPQHVDVERVVTGLGWAYRRAATWGDLEGALTDPAQRLVVEVPLAD; this is encoded by the coding sequence ATGACCAGCTCCGTGACGAACGACGCGACCGCGACGAACGAGACGACGACCGCCCCGCCGATCGCTGACGGTCCCGCGGGCTCCGGCAGTCCGGCCACGGACTTCGCGCTCGCGCTCCTGCGGGAGCTCGCCCGTGCCGGTGTCACCGACGTCGTCGTGAGCCCGGGCTCCCGGTCGCAGGCACTCGCCCTCGCCGCGGTCGCCCTCGAGCGGGCCGGCGGCACCACCGTGCACGTCCGGCTCGACGAGCGCACCGCAGGGTTCTTCGCGCTCGGGCTCGCCGTCGAGTCCGGCCGGCCTGCAGCGGTGGTGACCACGTCGGGAACCGCCGTCGCCAACCTGCACCCCGCCGTGCTCGAGGCGCACCACTCCGGTGTGCCGATGGTGGTGCTGTCCGCCGACCGACCGGACGAGCTGCGGGGAATCGGCAGCAACCAGACGACCGTCCAGCCCGGACTGTTCGGCCCGGCCGTGTCCTTCGTGCGTGACGTCCAGGCACCGACCGCGGCGGACGGCGTGGACGTCGACGCCGTCCGGTCCCTCGCACGCGAGGCGGTCGCCGTCGCGTCCGGGCACACCGGACAGCCGGGACCGGTGCAGCTGAACGTCGCCTTCCGCGAGCCGCTCTCCGCCGGGCTCCGCCCCGAGGACGTCGCGCCCGTGCCGGAGGACGAGGTCGACACCGAGCACGCCTGCCGTCGGGTGCACGCCGGACTGCCGGTCGCCGAGCTCGCTCCGGACGACGAGCCCGCGACCGTCGTCATCGCGGGACACGACGCCGGCGAGGACGCCGAACGGATCGCGTGGGAGCTCGGCGCGCCGCTGCTGGCCGAGGTGTCGAGCGGGGCGCGCTTCGGCCGCAACCTGGTCGTCACCTACCGGGAGCTGCTCCGCGACCCCGCATTCGGCGGTGCCGTGCGCCGCGCCGTCGTCCTGGGACACCCCACGCTCAGCCGCGAGGTGCCCGCCCTGCTGCAGCGGGCCGACGTCGAGACGGTCGTGGTCCGCGGACCGGGGGCCGACCCCTTCGACCCGGCCCGTGCCTCCCGGCCGGACGCCGCGACCGCCTTCGTCTCCGGCGTCCGCGTGACGGGTCGGACCACCCCGGCGCACCGCGCGTGGGTGGGACGGTGGGTGGCGACGAGCCGCGCACTCCTCGGCGACGGTGATGCCGGGCCGGACCTCGACGCGAAGCGTTCGGGGGACCGCGCCGAGCGCAACCGGTACCTGCGCGACGAGGTCGCCCTGCGTCGTCGAGCGGTCGACCGGACCATGCTCGTCGAGGCGGTCTGGGGGGCGACGTGGCCGCACGACCGCCTTGTGCTCGGCGCCTCGCAGCTGATCCGGGTCGCGGACGCGCAGGTGCCGGGCAAGAAGATCCGGGTGCACGCGAACCGCGGGCTCGCGGGCATCGACGGCACGGTGTCGACCGCACTGGGGATCGCCGCCGCACTCGAGCGGACGCCGGACTCCGTCGGCACCACGCGGGTGCTCGTCGGCGACCTGACGTTCCTGCACGACCTCGGGGCGTTCGTCACCGGGACCGAGGAGCCGACGCACCGTGTCCAGGTGGTGGTCGGCAACGACGGCGGAGGCGCGATCTTCCGCGGCCTCGAGGTCGCGGCGACCACCCCCGAGCAGGACATGCGGCGTGTGATGACGACGCCGCAGCACGTCGACGTCGAGCGGGTCGTCACCGGGCTCGGCTGGGCGTACCGGCGGGCTGCGACGTGGGGCGACCTCGAGGGCGCGCTCACCGACCCGGCGCAGCGCCTGGTCGTCGAGGTCCCGCTCGCCGACTGA
- a CDS encoding PLDc N-terminal domain-containing protein, translating to MVRLWLIVAVAAVAFTVYAVIDCATMPRQRIRSLRRGWWILLVLVLPVLGGLLWFVLGRAPATPAPTPRYRGPEDDPDFLGGPRGTGTLRTGTDQDDATLRDLEDQFRDDQLRDERRDRDERDDDRPADR from the coding sequence ATGGTCCGTCTGTGGTTGATCGTCGCCGTCGCCGCCGTGGCCTTCACGGTCTACGCGGTCATCGACTGCGCAACCATGCCACGCCAGCGCATCCGTTCCCTGCGGCGCGGGTGGTGGATCCTCCTCGTGCTCGTCCTGCCGGTGCTCGGCGGCCTGCTGTGGTTCGTGCTCGGTCGAGCCCCCGCCACACCCGCACCGACGCCCCGGTACCGTGGACCCGAAGACGACCCCGACTTCCTCGGTGGCCCCCGTGGCACCGGGACCCTCCGCACCGGAACGGACCAGGACGACGCAACCCTCCGAGACCTCGAGGACCAGTTCCGCGATGACCAGCTCCGTGACGAACGACGCGACCGCGACGAACGAGACGACGACCGCCCCGCCGATCGCTGA
- a CDS encoding 1,4-dihydroxy-2-naphthoate polyprenyltransferase has product MARTKNRTAVKGRSGNPAKASAPQRTKRRATAGDWIGGARLRTLTLGVVPVVLGTGVAFVDSGEPGDFGAYLGRDHHLAVALLALAVALFLQIGVNYSNDYSDGVRGTDEFRVGPARLTGAGLAKPRTVLTVALTFFGLAAVAGLVIVLLTGTWWLLLVGAAAIVAAWYYTGGKKPYGYNALGEVFVFVFFGLVAVLGTQYVQIQAVTASGWAAAVAAGFFACAVLMVNNIRDVDEDRQAGKRTLAVVVGRPVARVLFGLFLMLPYVVLLWFVLLYFRTGFAYFSLLLALPALAIGVSSRKPRELITALQLSSFASLAYGVVLGLTLVLLP; this is encoded by the coding sequence GTGGCACGTACGAAGAACAGGACCGCGGTCAAGGGCCGCAGCGGCAACCCGGCGAAGGCCTCGGCACCGCAGCGCACGAAGCGGCGGGCGACCGCGGGCGACTGGATCGGCGGGGCCCGGCTCCGCACCCTCACGCTCGGCGTCGTGCCGGTCGTGCTCGGCACCGGCGTCGCGTTCGTGGACTCCGGCGAGCCGGGGGACTTCGGCGCGTACCTCGGACGCGACCACCACCTGGCGGTCGCCCTGCTCGCGCTCGCGGTCGCGCTGTTCCTGCAGATCGGCGTGAACTACAGCAACGACTACTCCGACGGCGTCCGGGGCACGGACGAGTTCCGCGTCGGTCCGGCCCGTCTGACCGGTGCCGGCCTGGCGAAGCCCCGCACGGTGCTCACCGTCGCGCTGACGTTCTTCGGGCTCGCCGCGGTCGCCGGCCTGGTCATCGTGCTGCTCACCGGCACGTGGTGGCTGCTGCTCGTCGGCGCGGCCGCGATCGTCGCGGCCTGGTACTACACCGGCGGGAAGAAGCCGTACGGCTACAACGCGCTCGGCGAGGTCTTCGTCTTCGTCTTCTTCGGGCTGGTCGCCGTGCTCGGCACCCAGTACGTGCAGATCCAGGCGGTCACCGCGAGCGGCTGGGCAGCGGCGGTCGCCGCCGGCTTCTTCGCCTGCGCCGTGCTCATGGTCAACAACATCCGCGACGTGGACGAGGACCGTCAGGCCGGCAAGCGGACCCTCGCGGTCGTGGTCGGTCGGCCCGTCGCCCGGGTCCTGTTCGGGCTGTTCCTGATGCTGCCGTACGTCGTGCTGCTGTGGTTCGTGCTGCTGTACTTCCGCACCGGGTTCGCGTACTTCTCGCTGCTGCTGGCGCTGCCGGCACTCGCGATCGGCGTCTCGTCGCGGAAGCCGCGCGAGCTCATCACGGCCCTGCAGCTGTCGTCCTTCGCGTCGCTCGCCTACGGCGTGGTCCTGGGCCTGACGCTCGTCCTCCTGCCGTAG
- a CDS encoding demethylmenaquinone methyltransferase, whose translation MSRADLSKRPDEVAAMFDDVAAKYDLTNDILSAGNAPLWRVATVRAVDPQPGEKVLDIAAGTGTSAAALAKKGADVTALDLSAGMIAVGRERHPEITFVEGDAEQLPFDDDTFDAVTISFGLRNVNDPMQAITEMLRVLKPGGRLVICEFSTPPMALLRFGYGAYLKRVLPGIARLSSSNPAAYRYLAESIEAWPDQQVLSQWLRGVGFTMVAHRNLTAGIVALHRGRKPVAGEVRESVARRAKARREHQHTGEQPSVEPGDA comes from the coding sequence GTGAGCAGAGCGGACCTGAGCAAGCGGCCGGACGAGGTGGCGGCCATGTTCGACGACGTCGCCGCGAAGTACGACCTCACGAACGACATCCTGTCGGCGGGCAACGCCCCGCTGTGGCGCGTCGCGACGGTCCGAGCGGTCGACCCCCAGCCGGGCGAGAAGGTGCTGGACATCGCCGCGGGCACCGGCACGAGCGCGGCGGCGCTCGCGAAGAAGGGTGCGGACGTCACGGCGCTCGACCTGTCGGCGGGCATGATCGCCGTCGGACGCGAGCGGCACCCCGAGATCACGTTCGTCGAGGGCGACGCCGAGCAGCTGCCCTTCGACGACGACACCTTCGACGCGGTCACGATCTCCTTCGGGCTGCGCAACGTCAACGACCCCATGCAGGCGATCACCGAGATGCTCCGGGTGCTGAAGCCCGGCGGTCGGCTCGTCATCTGCGAGTTCTCCACGCCCCCGATGGCGCTGCTGCGCTTCGGGTACGGCGCATATCTCAAGCGTGTGCTGCCGGGCATCGCACGGCTGTCGAGCAGCAACCCGGCGGCGTACCGGTACCTGGCCGAGTCGATCGAGGCGTGGCCGGACCAGCAGGTCCTCAGCCAGTGGCTCCGCGGCGTCGGCTTCACGATGGTCGCGCACCGCAACCTGACCGCCGGCATCGTCGCGCTGCACCGTGGCCGCAAGCCCGTCGCGGGCGAGGTGCGCGAGTCCGTCGCCCGCCGGGCGAAGGCGCGTCGCGAGCACCAGCACACCGGCGAGCAGCCGAGCGTCGAACCCGGCGACGCCTGA
- the ccsB gene encoding c-type cytochrome biogenesis protein CcsB translates to MTTNLATYSVVLTYSAMAVYVIAFISFALDMAKRSGQVASAAGAAAAAPAERTVATVQGGTVVLEKVDTDRGRTGGGTKFERVGMAMTILALVLHVGATVLRGIAADRVPWGNMFEFSLTGTALITLIFLLVQFWQNLKFLGVFITGLTIILLGIATVNYWVPVVPLQPALQSYWLVIHVFVAIAGTGFFALGAGLAVAQLVQTYRQGRPVSKQLRFMETLPDAERLEVLTYRVLLVGFVLWTFTLIAGAIWAERAWGRYWGWDTKEVWTFIIWVVYAGYIHARATRGWRGARSSWLALIGFAAVMFNFSVVNVFFKGLHSYSGL, encoded by the coding sequence ATGACGACCAACCTCGCGACCTACTCGGTCGTCCTGACGTACTCCGCGATGGCGGTCTACGTCATCGCGTTCATCTCGTTCGCGCTCGACATGGCGAAGCGGTCGGGTCAGGTCGCGTCCGCTGCCGGCGCCGCTGCGGCGGCGCCCGCCGAACGCACCGTCGCAACGGTGCAGGGCGGCACGGTCGTGCTCGAGAAGGTCGACACCGACCGGGGCCGGACGGGCGGCGGTACGAAGTTCGAGCGTGTCGGCATGGCGATGACGATCCTCGCGCTCGTCCTGCACGTCGGCGCGACCGTCCTGCGCGGCATCGCGGCGGACCGTGTGCCGTGGGGCAACATGTTCGAGTTCTCGCTCACCGGCACGGCGCTCATCACGCTGATCTTCCTGCTGGTGCAGTTCTGGCAGAACCTGAAGTTCCTGGGCGTGTTCATCACGGGGCTCACGATCATCCTGCTCGGCATCGCCACCGTGAACTACTGGGTGCCCGTCGTCCCGCTGCAGCCCGCACTGCAGTCGTACTGGCTCGTCATCCACGTCTTCGTCGCGATCGCCGGCACCGGGTTCTTCGCCCTCGGCGCGGGTCTCGCGGTGGCGCAGCTGGTGCAGACCTACCGCCAGGGCCGCCCGGTCTCGAAGCAGCTCCGCTTCATGGAGACGCTGCCCGACGCCGAACGGCTCGAGGTCCTGACCTACCGCGTGCTGCTCGTCGGCTTCGTGCTCTGGACCTTCACCCTGATCGCGGGTGCGATCTGGGCCGAGCGCGCATGGGGCCGGTACTGGGGGTGGGACACCAAGGAGGTCTGGACCTTCATCATCTGGGTCGTCTACGCCGGCTACATCCACGCGCGTGCGACCCGCGGCTGGCGGGGTGCCCGTTCGTCGTGGCTGGCGCTCATCGGCTTCGCCGCGGTGATGTTCAACTTCTCGGTCGTCAACGTCTTCTTCAAGGGCCTGCACAGCTACTCGGGTCTCTGA
- a CDS encoding o-succinylbenzoate synthase: protein MLPDLADLIADAHVVALPMRVRFRGITVREALVLRGPAGWTEFSPFVEYEDREATAWLRSAVDFGWTEHDPAADTVPVNATVPAVGPDAVADLLARYPGCTTAKVKVAEPGTSIEDDVARVAEVRRVMGPDAAIRVDANGLWSVDQAVEALERLAPFRLQYAEQPCRSVPELAELRRRVAGLGVPVAADESVRRASDPLAVARAGAADVLVVKAQPLGGVTAARAIVAEAGLPCVVSSALDTSVGLGTGAFLAAAAMTPGYAAGLGTAAMFESDVTATPLLPVDGRVPVRRTEVSRELLERNAASPERTAWWLARLERVHALLAGA from the coding sequence GTGCTCCCCGACCTCGCTGACCTCATCGCAGACGCCCACGTCGTCGCGCTGCCCATGCGCGTCCGGTTCCGCGGCATCACCGTCCGCGAAGCCCTGGTGCTCCGCGGACCCGCAGGGTGGACGGAGTTCTCGCCCTTCGTCGAGTACGAGGACCGCGAGGCGACCGCGTGGCTCCGGAGCGCCGTCGACTTCGGGTGGACCGAGCACGACCCCGCGGCCGACACCGTGCCGGTGAACGCCACGGTGCCGGCGGTCGGACCGGACGCGGTCGCCGACCTCCTGGCGCGCTACCCCGGCTGCACGACCGCGAAGGTGAAGGTCGCCGAGCCGGGGACGAGCATCGAGGACGACGTCGCCCGCGTCGCCGAGGTCCGTCGCGTGATGGGACCGGACGCGGCGATCCGCGTGGACGCCAACGGGCTCTGGTCCGTCGACCAGGCCGTCGAGGCGCTCGAGCGTCTCGCCCCGTTCCGGCTCCAGTACGCCGAGCAGCCGTGCCGATCGGTACCCGAGCTCGCCGAGCTCCGCCGCCGCGTCGCGGGACTCGGTGTGCCCGTGGCCGCCGACGAGAGCGTGCGCCGAGCGTCGGATCCGCTCGCCGTCGCCCGGGCGGGGGCTGCCGACGTGCTCGTCGTGAAGGCGCAGCCGCTCGGCGGGGTCACCGCGGCGCGCGCGATCGTCGCCGAGGCCGGTCTGCCGTGCGTCGTCTCCAGTGCGCTGGACACCTCGGTGGGGCTCGGGACCGGGGCGTTCCTCGCGGCTGCGGCGATGACGCCCGGGTACGCGGCGGGCCTCGGGACGGCGGCGATGTTCGAGTCGGACGTCACCGCCACTCCCCTGCTTCCGGTGGATGGTCGGGTGCCGGTCCGCCGCACGGAGGTGTCCCGAGAGCTCCTCGAGCGCAACGCGGCGTCGCCCGAGCGCACGGCGTGGTGGCTCGCTCGGCTCGAGCGCGTGCACGCCCTGCTTGCCGGCGCGTAG
- a CDS encoding isochorismate synthase → MTRTTTAAPTLTVSTRILDDPGDVLRHTLRDAPLAFVRSGDGIVGIGEAARFTFSGPDRMRQASAVWRDLVRGATVDDPVQLRGTGLVAFGSFAFADDSAERSVLVVPRVVIGKRRGKAWLTAVDTTPDPEPLTFSRTSVPVPAVGGHVSVALGPGQVDEDAYAAAVADAVRRITAGEAEKVVLARDLVGSLPAGADRRAILLDLAAAYPQCVTFAVDGLVGATPETLARTDGTELSARVLAGSAARGADPASDRAAAEALASSAKDVEEHGFAIASLLHALRSVATDVRADPEPFRLQLPNLWHLATDVRATLPLGTTSLDVADALHPTAAVAGTPTDVAVRLVAELEGVDRGRYAGPVGWLGANGDGEWMLALRSARIDDDGTVRAWAGAGIVAGSEPAREVAETALKFRPIRDALA, encoded by the coding sequence GTGACCCGAACCACCACGGCGGCCCCCACGCTCACGGTCTCGACCAGGATCCTCGACGACCCGGGGGACGTCCTCCGCCACACCCTCCGGGACGCACCGCTGGCGTTCGTCCGGAGCGGGGACGGCATCGTGGGGATCGGTGAGGCGGCGCGGTTCACGTTCTCCGGCCCCGACCGGATGCGGCAGGCGTCCGCCGTCTGGCGCGACCTCGTGCGGGGCGCGACGGTGGACGATCCCGTGCAGCTGCGCGGGACCGGGCTCGTCGCGTTCGGGTCCTTCGCCTTCGCCGACGACTCCGCGGAGCGGAGCGTGCTCGTCGTGCCCCGGGTGGTCATCGGCAAGCGCCGGGGGAAGGCGTGGCTGACCGCCGTCGACACGACCCCCGACCCCGAGCCCCTGACCTTCTCGCGGACCTCGGTCCCGGTGCCGGCCGTCGGCGGACACGTCTCGGTCGCCCTCGGCCCCGGCCAGGTCGACGAGGACGCCTACGCCGCGGCCGTCGCGGACGCCGTGCGCCGGATCACCGCGGGCGAGGCCGAGAAGGTCGTCCTGGCCCGCGACCTGGTCGGGTCGCTGCCGGCCGGCGCCGACCGACGCGCGATCCTGCTCGACCTGGCGGCCGCGTACCCGCAGTGCGTGACGTTCGCCGTCGACGGCCTGGTCGGCGCGACCCCCGAGACCCTCGCCCGGACCGACGGCACGGAGCTCTCGGCACGGGTGCTTGCCGGGAGTGCCGCACGCGGTGCCGACCCGGCGTCCGACCGGGCCGCGGCCGAGGCCCTCGCGTCGAGTGCGAAGGACGTCGAGGAGCACGGGTTCGCGATCGCGAGCCTGCTGCACGCGCTCCGCTCGGTCGCAACCGACGTCCGCGCGGACCCGGAGCCCTTCCGCCTGCAGCTGCCGAACCTCTGGCACCTGGCCACCGACGTCCGTGCGACCCTGCCGCTCGGCACCACGTCGCTCGACGTGGCCGACGCCCTGCACCCGACCGCCGCCGTGGCGGGGACCCCCACCGACGTCGCCGTGCGCCTGGTCGCCGAGCTCGAGGGCGTCGACCGCGGTCGGTACGCCGGCCCCGTCGGGTGGCTCGGGGCGAACGGAGACGGCGAGTGGATGCTCGCACTCCGCAGCGCCCGCATCGACGACGACGGGACGGTCCGGGCGTGGGCGGGTGCCGGGATCGTCGCCGGGTCGGAGCCCGCGCGCGAGGTGGCCGAGACCGCCCTGAAGTTCCGCCCGATACGCGACGCCCTGGCCTGA